The Oryzias melastigma strain HK-1 linkage group LG3, ASM292280v2, whole genome shotgun sequence genome contains a region encoding:
- the dhcr7 gene encoding 7-dehydrocholesterol reductase has product METTRRRAQQASNGKASEHVEQSAQWGRAWEVDWFSLISVVGLLIFAPFIVFYFVMACDQFECSVSEPLLQLYRGDVNLLSIWARAPSFTWTAAKIYAIWVGFQVFLYLCVPDVTHKFIPGYVGGVQDGARTPAGLINKYEINGLQCWLITHALWFANAHYFHWFSPTIIFDNWIPLMWCTNLLGYAVSTFAFVKAYIFPTNPEDCKFTGNVFYNYMMGIEFNPRIGKWFDFKLFFNGRPGIVAWTLINLSYMSKQQELYGTVTNSMILVNILQGIYVLDFFWNEAWYLKTIDICHDHFGWYLGWGDCVWLPYLYTLQGLYLVYHPVQLSDAHALAVLLLGLLGYYIFRSTNHQKDLFRRQDGSCTIWGRKASFIECSYRSADGGLHRSKLLTSGFWGVARHFNYTGDLMGSLAYCAACGFGHILPYFYIVYMTILLVHRCVRDEHRCSSKYGKDWKRYTDAVPYRLIPGVF; this is encoded by the exons ATGGAGACCACCAGGAGGCGCGCGCAGCAGGCGTCCAATGGGAAAGCGTCTGAGCACGTGGAGCAGTCAGCACAGTGGGGCAGAGCATG GGAGGTGGACTGGTTCTCCCTCATCAGTGTGGTGGGTCTCCTCATCTTTGCTCCCTTCATCGTCTTCTACTTCGTGATGGCCTGTGATCAGTTCGAGTGCTCCGTCAGCGAGCCTTTGCTGCAGCTCTATCGAGGAGACGTGAACCTGCTTTCCATCTGGGCCCGGGCCCCCTCCTTCACCTGGACGGCGGCTAAAATATATGCCATCTGGGTGGGCTTCCAG GTCTTCCTCTACTTGTGTGTTCCTGATGTGACCCACAAGTTTATTCCAGGTTACGTTGGGGGGGTTCAGGATGGAGCACGAACCCCTGCAG GTCTTATTAACAAGTATGAGATCAACGGGCTGCAGTGCTGGCTGATCACGCATGCTCTGTGGTTTGCCAACGCCCACTACTTCCACTGGTTTTCTCCCACCATCATCTTCGATAACTGGATCCCTCTGATGTGGTGCACCAATCTCCTCGGCTACGCCGTGTCCACGTTCGCCTTCGTCAAGGCGTATATTTTCCCCACCAACCCCGAGGACTG CAAGTTCACAGGAAACGTCTTCTACAACTACATGATGGGCATCGAGTTCAACCCGCGCATCGGCAAGTGGTTCGACTTCAAGCTGTTCTTCAACGGCAGACCCGGCATCGTGGCCTGGACTCTGATCAATCTGTCCTACATGTCCAAGCAGCAAGAGCTGTACGGAACCGTCACCAACTCCATGATTCTGGTCAACATCCTCCAG GGGATTTACGTGTTGGATTTCTTCTGGAATGAAGCGTGGTACCTGAAGACCATCGACATCTGTCACGACCACTTCGGATGGTACCTGGGCTGGGGGGACTGCGTGTGGCTGCCGTACCTGTACACTCTGCAG GGCCTGTACCTGGTTTATCACCCCGTCCAGCTCTCTGACGCTCACGCCCTGGCAGTCCTGCTGCTCGGCCTCCTGGGATACTATATATTCCGCTCCACCAACCACCAGAAGGACCTCTTCCGTCGCCAAGATGGCTCCTGCACAATCTGGGGCCGCAAGGCGTCCTTCATCGAGTGTTCGTACCGCTCGGCCGACGGCGGGTTGCACCGCAGCAAGCTCCTGACATCAGGCTTCTGGGGCGTGGCCCGCCACTTCAACTACACCGGGGACCTGATGGGCTCGCTGGCTTACTGCGCCGCCTGCGGGTTCGGCCACATACTGCCGTACTTCTACATCGTTTACATGACCATCCTGCTGGTCCACCGCTGCGTGCGCGACGAACACCGCTGCAGCAGCAAGTACGGGAAAGACTGGAAACGCTACACAGACGCCGTTCCTTACAGACTGATTCCTGGAGTGTTCTAG